One region of Paucibacter aquatile genomic DNA includes:
- a CDS encoding S49 family peptidase: MSNHDELPRPIADPVIEGAPLASEPAARPGPATAAAAAAASPASGAVAYEPLLAEFAREYLRDRRSERRWRLVFRLFWLLALVFAAWLLLYPPHLHRPSNNTPHTALVEVRGEIAADTEASAELILSALKDAFEDPGSQAVVLRINSPGGSPVQAGIVYDEIQRLKALHGKKVFAVVEEMCASGAYYIAAAADEIYVDKASVVGSIGVLMDGFGFTGLMGKLGVERRLLTAGENKGMLDPYSPVSPKQQAFAQAMLNQIHQQFIAVVREGRGKRLKETPEMFSGLFWNGEQAVKMGLADEFGNLDYVAREVVKAEEVIDYTPRENVAERLAKRFGAALGEGAVKAARGGLSMR, from the coding sequence ATGAGCAACCATGACGAACTGCCGCGGCCGATTGCGGACCCGGTGATTGAAGGCGCTCCGCTGGCGAGCGAGCCGGCCGCGCGGCCTGGCCCTGCGACAGCAGCGGCCGCCGCTGCGGCCAGCCCGGCCTCCGGCGCCGTAGCGTATGAGCCTTTGCTGGCCGAATTTGCCCGTGAGTACCTGCGTGACCGCCGCAGCGAGCGCCGCTGGCGGCTGGTCTTCCGCCTGTTCTGGTTGTTGGCGCTGGTGTTCGCTGCCTGGTTGCTTCTGTATCCGCCGCATTTGCACCGGCCGAGCAACAACACGCCGCACACCGCCTTGGTCGAGGTGCGCGGCGAGATCGCGGCCGACACCGAAGCCAGCGCCGAGCTGATCCTGTCGGCCTTGAAGGACGCCTTCGAGGACCCCGGCTCGCAGGCCGTGGTGCTGCGCATCAACTCGCCCGGCGGCAGCCCGGTGCAGGCCGGCATCGTCTACGACGAAATCCAGCGCCTCAAGGCCTTGCATGGCAAGAAGGTGTTTGCCGTGGTCGAGGAAATGTGCGCTTCGGGCGCCTACTACATCGCCGCGGCCGCAGACGAGATCTATGTGGACAAGGCCTCGGTCGTGGGCTCGATCGGTGTGCTGATGGACGGCTTTGGCTTCACCGGCCTGATGGGAAAGCTGGGCGTCGAGCGCCGCCTGCTCACCGCCGGCGAGAACAAAGGCATGCTGGACCCCTACAGCCCGGTCTCGCCCAAGCAGCAGGCGTTCGCCCAGGCCATGTTGAACCAGATCCACCAGCAGTTCATCGCCGTGGTGCGAGAAGGCCGCGGCAAGCGCCTCAAGGAAACGCCGGAGATGTTCTCCGGCCTGTTCTGGAATGGCGAACAGGCCGTCAAGATGGGCTTGGCCGATGAGTTCGGCAACCTCGACTACGTCGCCCGCGAGGTGGTCAAGGCCGAGGAAGTGATCGACTACACGCCGCGCGAGAACGTGGCCGAACGCCTGGCCAAACGCTTCGGCGCCGCCCTCGGCGAAGGTGCGGTCAAGGCCGCGCGAGGCGGTTTAAGCATGCGCTGA
- a CDS encoding RluA family pseudouridine synthase — protein MASARKPAADATAPLPPSAAQVRRVVIDDGSAGQRLDNFLLRELKGVPKTHVYRVIRAGEVRVNKGRAQADTRLELGDEVRIPPVRLPERAAEAAGEYVPPREFPVVFEDDHLLAINKPAGVAVHGGSGVSFGVIEQLRQARPQAKFLELVHRLDRETSGLLLIAKKRSALVALQDQFRERETGKTYAALVAGVWPANLKVIDVPLLKFVGSDGERWVRAVTNSHDPQAEQAKRSISLVKVAQALNGYSLLDVTIKTGRTHQIRVHLAHGGHAIVGDPKYGDFEANRALARGEHRFERMFLHAQRLRFNHPAREGEEIELLAPLPEECQRLVAALSRK, from the coding sequence GTGGCTTCGGCGCGAAAGCCGGCAGCCGACGCCACAGCCCCGCTGCCGCCCTCGGCCGCGCAGGTCCGGCGCGTGGTGATCGACGACGGTTCGGCCGGCCAGCGCTTGGACAACTTCCTGCTGCGCGAGCTCAAGGGCGTGCCCAAAACCCATGTCTACCGCGTCATCCGGGCCGGCGAGGTGCGGGTGAACAAGGGCCGGGCGCAGGCCGACACACGGCTGGAGCTCGGCGATGAGGTGCGCATCCCGCCGGTGCGCCTGCCCGAGCGGGCAGCGGAAGCCGCGGGGGAGTACGTGCCGCCGCGCGAGTTCCCGGTGGTTTTTGAGGACGATCACCTGCTGGCCATCAACAAGCCGGCCGGCGTGGCCGTGCACGGCGGCTCGGGCGTCAGCTTCGGCGTGATCGAACAGCTGCGCCAGGCCCGGCCGCAGGCCAAGTTTCTGGAGCTGGTGCACCGTCTGGACCGGGAAACCTCGGGCCTTTTGCTGATCGCCAAGAAACGCAGCGCCCTGGTCGCGCTGCAGGATCAGTTTCGCGAGCGCGAAACCGGCAAGACCTACGCCGCCCTGGTGGCCGGGGTCTGGCCAGCCAATCTGAAGGTGATCGACGTGCCCTTGCTCAAGTTCGTGGGCAGCGATGGCGAGCGCTGGGTGAGGGCGGTGACGAATTCACATGATCCACAGGCGGAGCAGGCCAAGCGTTCGATCAGCCTGGTCAAGGTGGCCCAGGCCCTGAATGGCTACAGCCTGCTGGACGTGACCATCAAGACCGGCCGCACGCACCAGATCCGCGTGCACCTGGCTCACGGCGGCCATGCCATCGTCGGCGACCCCAAGTACGGCGATTTCGAAGCCAACCGGGCCCTGGCGCGCGGCGAGCACCGCTTCGAGCGCATGTTTCTGCACGCCCAGCGTCTACGCTTCAACCACCCGGCCCGCGAGGGCGAGGAGATCGAGCTGCTGGCACCTCTGCCCGAGGAATGCCAGCGCTTGGTCGCGGCTTTGAGTCGAAAGTAG
- a CDS encoding Rieske (2Fe-2S) protein yields MSLPPSLTPPPSSESPQAEGLPLCSSEALQERGRAHTFDVQQYREPARAFALRFDGKVVAYLNRCAHVPTEMDWQEGEFLDGDKQYIMCSIHGAVYDPLTGRCVTGMCGRMGLTKIEVQEREGVVYWYPSRDTRPAASAPKAE; encoded by the coding sequence ATGAGCCTCCCGCCCAGCCTCACCCCACCGCCGTCTTCGGAATCGCCACAAGCCGAGGGCCTGCCTTTGTGCAGCTCCGAGGCGCTGCAGGAGCGTGGCCGCGCCCACACCTTTGATGTGCAGCAGTACCGCGAGCCGGCGCGGGCCTTTGCCTTGCGCTTCGATGGCAAAGTGGTGGCCTATCTGAACCGCTGCGCCCATGTGCCGACCGAGATGGATTGGCAGGAGGGCGAGTTCCTTGATGGCGACAAGCAGTACATCATGTGCTCCATCCACGGCGCGGTGTACGACCCGCTGACCGGCCGCTGCGTCACCGGCATGTGCGGCCGCATGGGCCTGACCAAGATCGAGGTGCAGGAGCGCGAGGGCGTGGTCTATTGGTATCCTTCCCGAGACACCCGCCCTGCAGCGTCGGCACCCAAAGCCGAGTAG
- a CDS encoding Rne/Rng family ribonuclease: MKRMLINATQPEERRLAIVDGQKLLDFETEIEGREQRKGNIYKAVVTRVEPSLEACFVDYGEDRHGFLPFKEIARQYFREGVDVRSARIQDCIKEGQELLVQVEKEERGNKGAALTTFVSLAGRYLVLMPNNPRGGGVSRRIEGEDREELKENLDQLEYPKGMSLIARTAGIGRSAAELQWDLNYMLKLWTAIDDAAKGGKGAYLIYQESSLVIRAIRDYFTADVGEILIDTDDLFEQAHQFMNHVMPDQGHRVKRYRDDAPLFSRFQIEHQIETAHSRTVNLPSGGAIVIDHTEALVSVDVNSARSTRGGDIEETATRTNLEAADEIARQMRLRDLGGLIVVDFIDMEESKNRREVEQRLRDALRNDRARVQFASISKFGLLEMSRQRLRPALSEGNHITCPRCNGTGHIRDTESSALQILRMVQEEAMKDNTAAVHVQVPVEVTSFLLNEKRTEITKIELKQRVTVLLVPNKHLDTPNYKLERLRHDDPRLENLQASYTMIEEPTDEVGITRRGDSDKGRSKQEPVIKGILPEQPAPMPTAPAPKAEPAARAASPAAAPVAAAPAAGGGFFGWIKSLFGGPAEAPAAAPAAAKPAAGSTAAAAGGERKREGGRDGARGGRGGRAERGGERGGERGGERGDRNGKREGAGRNEPRSEARGETRAEGRPERTERPERARRPERAERPEGVEGQRPERAERPDGRRPRGDRPERGERSERGERAERGERVERNAEQQQAAAALPASLNDTPADFVDTVPEGALNAGENGAEAAAGANGEERQGRGRRRRRGGRDREEGRNVEAGEAVEGADTAEGAEPKAAAASEAESGAGSDSANGTAAEAGSHESGDRPEAGEGQEGRRRRGGRDRGRRERRDDLAEGQSSEHAATQGDSAEALAPAAAPVQLSLAPEASDAAAAATPAAAPAPAPAAAAPAAPVAAPAPVFALPMDELHAIAASSGLQWVNSDADKIRAAQEAIAAEPKPVHVPRVRPPMVALDEGPLVLVETRKDLSQFKLPFEQ, translated from the coding sequence ATGAAACGCATGCTGATCAATGCGACGCAGCCGGAAGAACGGCGCCTCGCAATCGTTGATGGCCAAAAGCTGCTCGACTTCGAGACCGAAATCGAAGGCCGCGAACAGCGCAAGGGCAATATCTACAAAGCGGTCGTGACCCGCGTCGAGCCCTCGCTCGAAGCCTGTTTCGTCGATTACGGCGAAGACCGCCACGGTTTCCTGCCCTTCAAGGAAATCGCCCGGCAATACTTCCGTGAAGGCGTGGACGTGCGCTCGGCGCGCATCCAGGACTGCATCAAGGAAGGCCAGGAACTGCTGGTCCAGGTCGAAAAGGAAGAGCGCGGCAACAAGGGCGCAGCCCTGACCACCTTCGTCTCGCTGGCCGGCCGCTACCTGGTGCTGATGCCCAACAACCCGCGCGGCGGTGGCGTGAGCCGCCGCATCGAGGGCGAAGACCGCGAAGAGCTCAAGGAAAACCTCGACCAGCTCGAATACCCCAAGGGCATGAGCCTGATCGCCCGCACCGCCGGCATCGGCCGTTCCGCCGCCGAGCTGCAGTGGGACCTGAACTACATGCTCAAGCTCTGGACCGCCATCGACGATGCGGCCAAGGGTGGCAAGGGCGCCTACCTGATCTACCAGGAATCCAGCCTGGTGATCCGCGCGATCCGTGACTACTTCACCGCCGATGTCGGTGAAATCCTGATCGACACCGACGACCTGTTCGAACAGGCCCACCAGTTCATGAACCACGTGATGCCCGACCAGGGCCATCGCGTGAAGCGCTACCGCGACGACGCGCCGCTGTTCAGCCGTTTCCAGATCGAACACCAGATCGAAACCGCCCACAGCCGTACGGTCAACCTGCCCTCGGGCGGCGCCATCGTGATCGACCACACCGAAGCGCTGGTGTCGGTGGACGTGAACTCGGCCCGCTCGACCCGCGGCGGCGACATCGAAGAGACCGCCACCCGCACCAACCTCGAAGCCGCCGATGAAATCGCGCGCCAGATGCGTCTGCGCGACCTGGGCGGCCTGATCGTGGTCGACTTCATCGACATGGAAGAGTCGAAGAACCGCCGCGAAGTCGAGCAGCGCCTGCGCGACGCCCTGCGCAATGACCGCGCCCGCGTGCAGTTCGCATCGATCAGCAAGTTCGGCCTGCTGGAAATGAGCCGCCAGCGCCTGCGCCCGGCCCTCAGCGAAGGCAACCACATCACCTGCCCGCGCTGCAACGGCACCGGCCACATCCGCGACACCGAGTCTTCGGCGCTGCAGATCCTGCGCATGGTCCAGGAAGAGGCGATGAAGGACAACACCGCCGCCGTGCACGTGCAAGTGCCGGTGGAAGTGACCTCCTTCCTGCTGAACGAGAAGCGCACCGAGATCACCAAGATCGAGTTGAAGCAGCGCGTCACCGTGCTGCTGGTGCCCAACAAGCACCTCGACACGCCCAACTACAAGCTGGAACGCCTGCGCCACGACGACCCACGCCTGGAAAACCTGCAAGCCAGCTACACCATGATCGAGGAGCCGACCGATGAGGTGGGCATCACCCGTCGTGGCGACAGCGACAAGGGCCGCAGCAAGCAAGAGCCGGTGATCAAGGGCATCCTGCCCGAGCAACCCGCGCCCATGCCCACGGCACCGGCCCCCAAGGCCGAGCCGGCAGCACGCGCCGCATCGCCGGCCGCAGCACCGGTGGCCGCAGCCCCGGCCGCTGGCGGTGGCTTCTTCGGCTGGATCAAGAGCCTGTTCGGTGGCCCGGCAGAAGCCCCGGCCGCGGCCCCTGCTGCCGCCAAGCCGGCTGCAGGCAGCACTGCTGCAGCAGCAGGCGGTGAGCGCAAGCGTGAAGGTGGCCGTGACGGCGCCCGCGGTGGCCGTGGTGGCCGCGCCGAGCGCGGTGGTGAGCGCGGTGGTGAGCGTGGTGGCGAGCGTGGCGATCGCAACGGCAAGCGCGAAGGCGCAGGCCGCAACGAGCCCCGCTCGGAAGCTCGCGGTGAAACGCGTGCAGAGGGCCGCCCCGAGCGCACCGAGCGTCCGGAACGCGCCCGCCGCCCTGAGCGCGCCGAGCGCCCGGAAGGCGTCGAAGGCCAACGCCCGGAACGTGCAGAGCGTCCGGATGGCCGCCGCCCGCGCGGTGATCGCCCGGAACGTGGCGAACGCAGCGAGCGCGGTGAGCGCGCCGAACGTGGTGAGCGCGTCGAGCGCAATGCCGAGCAGCAGCAAGCCGCTGCCGCCCTGCCCGCCAGCCTGAACGACACCCCCGCCGACTTCGTCGACACCGTGCCCGAAGGCGCGCTGAACGCTGGTGAAAACGGCGCCGAGGCTGCCGCTGGCGCCAACGGTGAAGAGCGTCAAGGCCGTGGCCGCCGCCGCCGCCGTGGTGGCCGTGACCGCGAAGAGGGTCGCAACGTCGAAGCCGGTGAAGCGGTTGAAGGCGCCGACACGGCCGAGGGCGCTGAGCCCAAGGCAGCGGCAGCCAGCGAGGCCGAGAGCGGAGCCGGCAGCGATAGCGCCAACGGCACCGCCGCTGAAGCTGGCAGCCACGAGTCTGGCGATCGCCCCGAAGCGGGTGAGGGCCAGGAAGGCCGCCGCCGCCGTGGTGGCCGCGATCGTGGCCGCCGCGAGCGCCGTGACGACCTGGCCGAAGGCCAGAGCAGCGAACACGCAGCCACCCAGGGCGACAGCGCAGAGGCCCTGGCCCCTGCGGCCGCACCGGTGCAACTGAGCCTGGCACCGGAAGCGAGCGACGCTGCAGCAGCCGCGACGCCGGCCGCTGCACCTGCCCCCGCTCCGGCTGCCGCCGCGCCAGCCGCTCCCGTGGCAGCGCCGGCCCCGGTCTTCGCCCTGCCGATGGACGAGTTGCACGCCATCGCCGCCTCCAGCGGTCTGCAATGGGTGAACTCCGACGCGGACAAGATCCGCGCCGCCCAGGAAGCCATTGCGGCCGAGCCCAAGCCGGTCCATGTGCCGCGCGTGCGCCCGCCCATGGTTGCCCTGGACGAAGGCCCGCTGGTGCTGGTCGAGACCCGCAAGGACCTCTCGCAGTTCAAGCTGCCTTTTGAGCAGTAA
- a CDS encoding HAD family hydrolase — translation MTRPQRFDLIAFDWDGTLFDSTALITRSIQNAAEDLGLPRPSDTQASYVIGMGLQAAMAHAVPDLPEARFAEMGERFRHHYLAAQHEVILFPGVPEMLADLQARHHWLAVATGKSRRGLDEAMRAVGLDQLFDGSRTADETRSKPHPQMLLELMREFGAEPERTLMIGDTTHDLQLALNAGCASVGVSYGAHDHRSFAEFQPLHVAHSVADLQQWLLQHA, via the coding sequence ATGACTCGGCCTCAGCGTTTCGATTTGATCGCGTTTGATTGGGACGGCACCCTGTTCGACTCCACGGCCCTGATCACCCGCAGCATCCAGAACGCGGCCGAAGACCTGGGTCTGCCGCGGCCCAGCGACACGCAGGCCAGCTATGTGATCGGCATGGGCTTGCAGGCGGCCATGGCGCATGCGGTGCCCGATCTGCCTGAGGCGCGCTTTGCCGAGATGGGCGAGCGTTTTCGCCACCATTACCTGGCGGCCCAGCATGAGGTGATTCTGTTTCCCGGGGTGCCGGAGATGCTGGCCGACTTGCAGGCCCGCCACCACTGGCTGGCGGTCGCCACCGGCAAGAGCCGCCGCGGCCTGGACGAGGCCATGCGCGCGGTCGGCCTGGACCAGCTCTTCGATGGCAGCCGCACTGCCGATGAAACCCGCAGCAAGCCCCATCCGCAGATGCTGCTGGAGCTGATGCGCGAGTTCGGTGCGGAGCCCGAGCGCACCTTGATGATTGGCGACACCACCCATGACCTGCAGCTGGCGCTGAACGCCGGCTGTGCCAGCGTCGGGGTCAGCTACGGCGCCCACGATCACCGCAGTTTTGCCGAGTTCCAGCCCCTGCATGTGGCCCACAGCGTGGCTGACTTGCAGCAATGGCTGCTGCAGCATGCCTGA